From a single Pyxidicoccus xibeiensis genomic region:
- the larE gene encoding ATP-dependent sacrificial sulfur transferase LarE, which yields MLSPERIQALCESSRPKLEAMRAALRAHGSALVAFSGGVDSTFVLKVAVEELGERALALTALSASVAPEEAQEARELAERIGARHVVVGSNELANPQYAANPTNRCYFCKTELYDICEARRGELGLAVVLDGFNADDFKDHRPGHKAAQEHKVVSPLAQAGLTKDEIRAWSQSLGLPTWDKPQMACLASRIPYGTAVTRDRLIQIASAESELRKLGFRQFRVRYHQEVARLEVAAEEYERFLSADVRQQINRAFLALGFKFVSLDLEPFRSGRMNEAAGVARPGTGKAEGFALPVVS from the coding sequence ATGCTGAGCCCCGAGCGGATCCAGGCCCTGTGTGAGTCCTCGCGCCCCAAGCTGGAGGCGATGCGCGCCGCGCTGCGCGCCCACGGCAGCGCGCTGGTGGCGTTCTCTGGCGGAGTGGACTCCACCTTCGTGCTGAAAGTCGCCGTGGAGGAGCTGGGGGAGCGCGCCCTGGCGCTCACCGCGCTGTCCGCGTCGGTGGCGCCCGAGGAGGCCCAGGAGGCGCGCGAGCTGGCGGAGCGCATCGGCGCCCGGCACGTGGTGGTGGGCAGCAACGAGCTGGCCAATCCGCAGTACGCGGCCAACCCCACCAACCGGTGCTACTTCTGCAAGACGGAGCTGTACGACATCTGCGAGGCCCGCCGCGGCGAGCTGGGCCTGGCGGTGGTGCTGGACGGCTTCAACGCGGACGACTTCAAGGACCACCGGCCGGGCCACAAGGCGGCCCAGGAGCACAAGGTGGTGTCGCCGCTGGCGCAGGCGGGGCTGACGAAGGACGAGATTCGCGCGTGGAGCCAGTCGCTGGGGCTGCCCACCTGGGACAAGCCGCAGATGGCGTGCCTGGCGTCGCGCATTCCCTACGGCACGGCGGTGACGCGGGACAGGCTCATCCAGATTGCCTCCGCCGAGTCCGAGCTGCGCAAGCTGGGCTTCCGCCAGTTCCGCGTGCGCTACCACCAGGAGGTGGCGCGGCTGGAGGTGGCGGCCGAGGAGTACGAGCGGTTCCTCTCCGCCGACGTGCGCCAGCAGATCAACCGGGCCTTCCTGGCGCTGGGCTTCAAGTTCGTGTCGCTGGACCTGGAGCCGTTCCGCTCCGGCCGCATGAACGAGGCGGCCGGCGTGGCCCGTCCCGGCACGGGCAAGGCCGAGGGCTTCGCGCTGCCCGTGGTGAGCTGA